One segment of Arvicanthis niloticus isolate mArvNil1 chromosome 5, mArvNil1.pat.X, whole genome shotgun sequence DNA contains the following:
- the Rpl11 gene encoding large ribosomal subunit protein uL5 encodes MAQDQGEKENPMRELRIRKLCLNICVGESGDRLTRAAKVLEQLTGQTPVFSKARYTVRSFGIRRNEKIAVHCTVRGAKAEEILEKGLKVREYELRKNNFSDTGNFGFGIQEHIDLGIKYDPSIGIYGLDFYVVLGRPGFSIADKKRRTGCIGAKHRISKEEAMRWFQQKYDGIILPGK; translated from the exons ATGGCG CAAGATCAAGGTGAAAAGGAGAACCCCATGCGGGAACTTCGCATCCGCAAGCTCTGCCTCAATATCTGTGTCGGGGAGAGCGGAGACAGACTGACCCGGGCAGCCAAGGTGTTGGAGCAACTCACAGGCCAGACCCCTGTGTTCTCCAAAG CTAGGTACACTGTCAGGTCCTTTGGCATCCGGAGAAATGAGAAGATTGCTGTTCACTGCACAGTCCGAGGAGCCAAGGCAGAGGAGATTCTGGAGAAAGGCctgaag GTGAGGGAGTACGAGCTGCGAAAAAATAACTTCTCAGATACTGGAAACTTTGGTTTTGGAATTCAGGAACACATTGACCTGGGCATCAAATATGACCCAAGCATTGGTATCTACGGCCTGGACTTCTATGTG GTGCTGGGTAGGCCAGGTTTCAGCATCGCAGACAAGAAGCGCAGAACAGGCTGCATTGGGGCCAAACACAGAATCAGCAAAGAGGAGGCCATGCGCTGGTTCCAGCAGAAG tATGATGGGATCATCCTTcctggaaaataa